The DNA segment GCGCCCGCTGCGGTAAAAAATCCGCTCCCTATTCCTTCTCGGCCGCCTCGCGCTTGGCCTCGGCAATGATCGCCTCGGCCGCGTGCGCCGGCACCACTTCATAGTGTGAGACCGACATGGTGAAGACGCCGCGCCCCTGGGTGATCGAACGCAGGTCCGTGGCATAGCGTTGCATCTCAGCCAGCGGCACCTGGGCGGTCACAATGCTGCGCCCCCGCTCCTGGGTCATGCCATGCACACGAGCGCGCTTGGTGTTGATGTCGCCCAGCACATCGCCCATGTACTCGTCCGGCACCGTGATGGCTACGTCCATGATCGGCTCCAGCAGCACAGGGTTGGCCTGCTGAAGCGCGGCCTTGAAGGCTTCGCGGCCGGCCACCTGGAAGGCAATATCCTTCGAGTCCACCGGGTGCATCTTGCCATCGAATACTTCCGCCCGCACATCCACCACCGGATACCCGGCGATGGCGCCCGATTCCAACACCGACTTGATACCCTTTTCGATGGAGGAGAAGAAGGAGTTGGCAATGACGCCGCCGAAGACGCGATCGGTGCTGAACTCGAAACCGGCGCCACGCGCCAGGGGTTTGACCTCCAAGTGTACCTCGCCAAACTGACCGGCCCCGCCCGTCTGCTTCTTGTGGCGATACATGGCGCTGGCGTTCTTGGTGATTGACTCCTGGTACGGCACCTTGGGAATGCTGGTCTCGACGCCAACCCCGAACTTCGATTCCATGCGGCGGATGGCAATATCAATGTGTGTGTCGCCCATGCCTTCGAGGATGGTCTGCTGAGTGGTCAGTTCCTGGCGCCAGCGCAGGGTGGGGTCTTCTTCGCTCAGGCGAGCGAGTGCCGGCCCCAACTTGGCAGAATCGGTCTTGGTTCTGGGCGAAATCGCCACTGAGAAGAGCGGGCTCGGATAGCTCGGCTTCGCCATCTGGATCTGGGCCGACTTTTCGCACAGGGTGTCCGACGTCGTCGTGGCGGTCAACTTGGCCACCGCGCCAATGTCACCGGCAACCACCGCGTCCACATTGGTGTGCTGTTCGCCACGCGGTATGAAAAGCTGCGGAATGCGCTCTTCTGCCTGGCTACGCGGGTTGAACGCCCGTGAATCAGAGTGCATAGTGCCCGAGAAGACACGGAAGAAGGTCACGCGGCCGACATAGGGATCGGCGACGGTCTTGAAGACGAGGGCGACCAGGGGGCCAGCGGGGTTTGGCGCCAGCATGATGGTTTCCTCGGTGGACACCTTGACAGCCGCGGTTGCGGCCGCGTCCGCGGGCGAAGGCGCCAATTGCACCAGCGCGTCCATCAAGGCTTGGACGCCCAGGTTGGCGCTGGCCGCGGTACACATCACGGGAATGATGGAGCCAGCGCGGATACCGAGGCTAAGACCCAACTGGATTTCCTCGGGCGTCAGTTCTTCGCCTTCGAGGTATTTCATGATCAGGTCGTCGTTGCCTTCGGCGGCGGCTTCGATCAGCTGTGTGCGTGCCTTTTCAACCTCGGCCTTCAGGTTGGCCGGAATATCCTGCACATCACCCTTGGAGCCAACGAAGGCCTTCATCTGCATGAGGTCAACCACGCCCTGGAAGTCATGCTCCTTGCCGATGGGGACCTGCAAGGCCACGATGGCGCCGGCAAAGTGTTCGCGCAACGATTGCAGGGCCTTCTCGAAATTGGCGTTCTCGCGGTCCATCTTGTTGACCACGATCAAACGTGGTAAGTTACGCTCATTGAGGTAACTCCAGGTCAACTCAGTACCCACTTCTGCTCCGGCCACCGCATCCACCATGACAAGGCCGGCATCGGCCACGGCCACGGCCGCGACCACATCGCCTGCAAAATCGGCGTAACCCGGCGTGTCAAGCACGTTGATCTTGCTGCCCTTCCATTCACATGGAATCACCGACGTGTTGATCGAAACGTGGCGCCGCTTCTCTTCATCGTCCCAGTCCGAAACGGTTGTGCCATCTTCAACCCGGCCGAGGCGTGTCGCGACGCCCGTATCAAAGAGCATCGCCTCACTGAGAGACGTTTTGCCGCAACCACTGTGCCCAACCAGGGCGATGTTGCGGATATTCTTCGTCGGAAAAGTCCCCATCAATCCTCCACTGATACGTCCGTTTTCTGTTATGACCTTAACTGCCCACCCATTTTTGATATCGAACATGGGTCCTGCTGGCAGCGTCGTGTTGAGGTCAGGTGCGTGCATGATATGCCGCCAGCTTGATAGGCTGACGGCAACAACTGAATTTTAACCGAGAATACAAAAAATGTCAATCATGATACGAATCAGGGGCGCCCATGCGGTAACCGGTGCGTTCCGTCATTCGTTATGAGGCTGTCACCCTTGGTTCCTGCCTGGCAACCAGCATCAGCTTCCGTGTACAACAGCCCACGCAAGTGGGCTTCGCAGTCGTTGCAGCGACTTGCAGTCGCCGGGCGCGTTTGCTCATCGGCGTTTTACGTATCACATGGCACATGGTATAATGGCGCCGTCGCTGTGGTTGGCATAGCTGCCGCCCGGCCTGACCCCGACCCATACGGCCCGACACGTCGGTGGGCCGATTTTTTCGCCAAAATCTATCCCCGTCGGAGGAGAGTCCGAGTTGTTTAGCCCACTCAACTGGCTGTTAGGCCTGTTTTCCCTGGATATCGGGATTGACCTGGGTACCGCCAATACCCTGGTCTGCGTCCGCAACCAGGGTATTGTCATCAACGAACCGTCTGTCGTGGCCATCGAGAAGAAAACCAAGAAAGTCCTGGCTATCGGCGCCGAGGCCAAGGAGATGGTTGGCCGCACGCCGGCCAACATTGTGGCGGTGCGCCCCTTGCGTGACGGCGTGATCTCCGATTTTGATGTCACCGAGCAAATGCTCCATCATTTCATTCGCAAAGTGCATGATCGCTCGCTGCTGCGCATCCCGCGTCCGCGCGTGGTGGTTGGCATCCCCAGCGGTGTCACCGAGGTTGAGAAACGCGCCGTACATGATGCGACCATCAGCGCCGGCGCGCGCGAGGCTTACCTGGTTGAGGAACCGATGGCGGCCGCCATTGGCGCCGGCCTCAAGGTGACCGAAGCCAAAGGCTCGATGATCGTTGACATTGGTGGCGGCACCACCGAAGTGGCAGTCATTGCCCTGGGCGGCATCGTCGTGGCCCGTTCCATTCGCGTGGCCGGTGATGAGATGGACGAAGACATCATCGCGTATGCCCGCCAGAAATACAACATGCTGATCGGTGATCGCACGGCCGAACAAGCCAAGATTCAGGCCGGTTCCGCCTACCCCCTGGAGCAGGAGATCACCCACACGCTGCGCGGCCGTAATCTGATCACCGGACTGCCGGAGGGCATCGAGATCAGCAGCATCGAGATTCGCGAGGCCCTCCGTAACTCGGTCAGCGTCATTGTGGAAGCCGTCAAGTCTGCCCTGGACGACACCCCACCAGAACTGGTGGCCGACTTGATGAGCGGTGGCATTGTGTTGGCGGGTGGCGGCGCCCTGCTGCGTGGCCTGGCTCAACGCCTGAGCGAAGAAACCAAGATGCGCGTCTACGCAGCGGACGACCCCATGACGTGTGTGGCCAAGGGCGCGGAGAAAATCCTGGAATCGCTGGAAGACCTGCGCAAGGTGTTGACCAGTATGCAGCGCGGCAGCACCATTCACTGATCCGCCCAGGAAGTCACCTGACAAATCTGAACGATAGACGCTGGTGAATCGCATCTATGCCTGAATTGACATGACTCAAGCCAATCGACGCGCCACCCCGCGGCGCCTGTTCATCTTCGTGGGGGTCTGCGCCCTGCTCATGCTCCTCGACCTGAGCGGCCGACTGCTGGCGATCAAAGGGCTGATCTTG comes from the Candidatus Amarolinea dominans genome and includes:
- the fusA gene encoding elongation factor G translates to MGTFPTKNIRNIALVGHSGCGKTSLSEAMLFDTGVATRLGRVEDGTTVSDWDDEEKRRHVSINTSVIPCEWKGSKINVLDTPGYADFAGDVVAAVAVADAGLVMVDAVAGAEVGTELTWSYLNERNLPRLIVVNKMDRENANFEKALQSLREHFAGAIVALQVPIGKEHDFQGVVDLMQMKAFVGSKGDVQDIPANLKAEVEKARTQLIEAAAEGNDDLIMKYLEGEELTPEEIQLGLSLGIRAGSIIPVMCTAASANLGVQALMDALVQLAPSPADAAATAAVKVSTEETIMLAPNPAGPLVALVFKTVADPYVGRVTFFRVFSGTMHSDSRAFNPRSQAEERIPQLFIPRGEQHTNVDAVVAGDIGAVAKLTATTTSDTLCEKSAQIQMAKPSYPSPLFSVAISPRTKTDSAKLGPALARLSEEDPTLRWRQELTTQQTILEGMGDTHIDIAIRRMESKFGVGVETSIPKVPYQESITKNASAMYRHKKQTGGAGQFGEVHLEVKPLARGAGFEFSTDRVFGGVIANSFFSSIEKGIKSVLESGAIAGYPVVDVRAEVFDGKMHPVDSKDIAFQVAGREAFKAALQQANPVLLEPIMDVAITVPDEYMGDVLGDINTKRARVHGMTQERGRSIVTAQVPLAEMQRYATDLRSITQGRGVFTMSVSHYEVVPAHAAEAIIAEAKREAAEKE
- a CDS encoding rod shape-determining protein; the encoded protein is MFSLDIGIDLGTANTLVCVRNQGIVINEPSVVAIEKKTKKVLAIGAEAKEMVGRTPANIVAVRPLRDGVISDFDVTEQMLHHFIRKVHDRSLLRIPRPRVVVGIPSGVTEVEKRAVHDATISAGAREAYLVEEPMAAAIGAGLKVTEAKGSMIVDIGGGTTEVAVIALGGIVVARSIRVAGDEMDEDIIAYARQKYNMLIGDRTAEQAKIQAGSAYPLEQEITHTLRGRNLITGLPEGIEISSIEIREALRNSVSVIVEAVKSALDDTPPELVADLMSGGIVLAGGGALLRGLAQRLSEETKMRVYAADDPMTCVAKGAEKILESLEDLRKVLTSMQRGSTIH